One Polaribacter sp. SA4-12 genomic window carries:
- a CDS encoding SPOR domain-containing protein, whose amino-acid sequence MKSKSIALLFLIVLLTTSYSAFSQNKTNKSKEIKSIISKKRSYNNTYGFGYRIQLYNGNEQKARKFRALFGIEFPGNFSKLVYNAPEWKVQVGNYKTKLEADKDLIKFREKFSGIIVVPMGK is encoded by the coding sequence ATGAAAAGTAAATCTATAGCACTTTTGTTTTTGATTGTTTTATTAACAACAAGTTACAGTGCATTTTCTCAAAATAAAACAAACAAATCAAAAGAAATTAAAAGCATCATTTCTAAAAAAAGAAGCTATAATAATACCTATGGCTTTGGATATAGAATTCAACTTTATAATGGTAATGAACAAAAAGCGAGGAAATTTAGAGCTCTTTTTGGTATTGAGTTCCCTGGAAATTTTTCGAAATTAGTTTATAATGCACCTGAATGGAAGGTACAAGTAGGTAATTATAAGACAAAATTAGAAGCTGATAAAGATTTAATAAAGTTTAGAGAAAAATTTTCTGGAATTATAGTTGTTCCAATGGGAAAATAA
- the feoB gene encoding ferrous iron transport protein B: protein MAKNDIKVALIGNPNTGKTSLFNQLTGLNQKVGNYPGITVDKKEGISKLSSTQNAIITDLPGTYSINPTSIDESIVLKTLLKKDIKESPDVILVVADVENLKRNLLLFSQIKDLEIPTVLAINMADQMVRKGITIDLSLLKKELNTEVILISARKNEGIDEVKAAIIRCHVAAKASPLCGIDHKIDPDYFTKLKEISPNYSLYQLWLMVTQGNYPDSVTKEEKEKLLAFKKDTSKLKKYQHKETIYRYQEINKILKKTYIIDKSKATDLRGKLDRIFTHKVFGYVFFVFLLLVIFQSIFDWATLPMDLIDGTFAEIADLAKSSLPTGVLTDLLIEGIIPGIGGVLIFIPQIAILFLFIAILEETGYMSRVVFLMDKIMRRFGMNGKSVIPLISGTACAIPAIMATRTISSWKERLITILVVPFTTCSARLPVYAILISLIIPDTKIFGFLNLQGLVLLSLYALGFTTAIVAAYILNKTLKIKSKSFFVVEMPNYKLPSIKNVFFEVVEKTKSFVLEAGKIILALSVILWFLASNGPVSFDNAEKNTIENVANQNLSSQELQQKIASVKLENSYIGILGKTIEPTIRPLGYDWKIGIALITSLAAREVFVGTLATIYSVESDDENTSTIKEKMRSEVNPDTGKKRFNFPVGMSLMVFYAFAMQCMATLAIVKRETKTWKWPLIQLFGMGLLAYLASFITYQILS, encoded by the coding sequence ATGGCTAAAAACGATATAAAAGTTGCTTTAATAGGAAATCCTAATACAGGGAAAACTTCACTTTTTAATCAACTTACTGGTTTAAATCAAAAAGTAGGAAATTATCCAGGAATTACTGTTGATAAAAAAGAAGGTATTAGTAAATTGTCTTCTACTCAGAATGCAATTATTACAGATTTACCAGGTACTTATAGTATAAATCCTACTTCTATAGACGAAAGTATTGTTTTAAAAACCTTATTAAAAAAGGATATTAAAGAATCTCCAGATGTTATTTTGGTGGTTGCAGATGTCGAGAACTTAAAAAGAAACTTGCTGCTTTTTTCTCAAATTAAAGATTTAGAAATTCCAACTGTATTGGCAATCAATATGGCTGATCAAATGGTTCGAAAAGGAATTACCATTGATTTGTCTTTATTAAAGAAAGAATTAAATACAGAAGTAATTTTAATAAGTGCAAGGAAAAATGAAGGAATAGATGAAGTGAAAGCTGCTATTATTCGTTGTCATGTTGCTGCAAAAGCATCGCCTTTATGTGGTATTGATCATAAAATAGATCCAGATTATTTTACAAAATTAAAAGAAATCAGTCCTAATTATTCTTTGTATCAATTATGGTTGATGGTTACGCAAGGTAATTATCCAGATTCTGTAACAAAAGAAGAAAAAGAGAAGTTACTAGCATTTAAAAAAGACACTTCTAAACTTAAGAAGTATCAACATAAAGAAACTATTTATCGTTATCAAGAAATTAATAAAATTCTTAAAAAGACGTATATTATAGATAAGAGTAAAGCTACAGATTTACGTGGTAAACTAGATAGAATTTTTACACACAAAGTATTTGGATATGTATTTTTCGTCTTTTTATTATTAGTGATTTTTCAATCAATATTTGATTGGGCAACATTGCCTATGGATTTGATTGACGGTACTTTTGCAGAAATTGCAGATTTAGCAAAAAGTAGTTTACCAACAGGCGTGCTTACTGATTTATTAATAGAAGGAATTATTCCAGGTATTGGAGGTGTTTTAATTTTTATACCACAAATTGCAATTCTGTTTTTATTTATCGCAATTTTAGAAGAGACTGGTTATATGAGTCGTGTTGTGTTTTTAATGGATAAAATTATGCGTCGTTTTGGTATGAATGGAAAAAGTGTAATTCCTTTAATTTCTGGAACAGCTTGTGCAATTCCTGCAATTATGGCAACAAGAACCATTTCTAGTTGGAAAGAGCGTTTGATTACTATTTTAGTAGTTCCTTTTACAACATGTTCTGCACGTTTACCCGTTTATGCAATTCTAATTTCTTTAATTATTCCTGATACTAAAATCTTTGGATTCTTAAATTTACAAGGTTTAGTTTTATTATCATTATATGCTTTAGGGTTTACAACAGCAATAGTAGCAGCGTATATTTTAAATAAAACATTAAAAATAAAATCGAAATCATTTTTTGTGGTAGAAATGCCAAATTATAAACTACCGTCTATCAAAAATGTATTTTTCGAAGTTGTAGAAAAAACAAAATCGTTTGTTTTGGAAGCAGGTAAAATTATTTTAGCATTGTCTGTTATTTTATGGTTTTTAGCATCAAACGGACCTGTATCTTTTGATAATGCTGAGAAAAATACGATTGAAAATGTTGCGAATCAAAACTTATCAAGCCAAGAATTACAACAAAAGATAGCATCCGTTAAGTTAGAGAATTCATATATCGGAATTTTAGGAAAAACAATAGAACCAACAATTAGACCTTTAGGTTATGATTGGAAAATAGGAATTGCTTTAATTACATCATTAGCAGCAAGAGAAGTATTTGTAGGTACTTTAGCTACAATCTATAGTGTAGAGTCAGATGATGAAAACACTTCTACTATTAAAGAGAAGATGAGGTCCGAAGTCAATCCAGACACTGGTAAGAAGAGATTCAATTTTCCTGTAGGAATGTCATTAATGGTTTTCTATGCTTTTGCAATGCAATGTATGGCAACTTTGGCTATTGTGAAACGTGAAACCAAAACTTGGAAATGGCCTTTAATTCAGTTGTTTGGTATGGGGTTACTGGCTTATTTAGCTTCATTTATTACCTATCAAATTTTAAGTTAA
- a CDS encoding DUF2911 domain-containing protein: MKNTILSIAIFAMTLISTTDSFAQKFSRLDVSPLDAASYPSSWKDPDKLVKVIYGRPQLKGRAMSTLAVADSTKGVWRTGANEAPEVTFFKDVLFAGKKVKAGTYTLFTIPAKKEWTLILSSVRNVWGHYTYDKKDDVLRVLGKVSESEKNIEAFSITFNKNKEETVTMYLGWGKTIVSVSVKEIEEK, translated from the coding sequence ATGAAAAATACAATCTTATCAATTGCAATTTTTGCAATGACACTTATTTCAACTACAGATTCTTTTGCTCAAAAATTTTCAAGATTAGATGTCAGTCCCTTGGATGCAGCTTCTTACCCTAGTAGTTGGAAAGATCCTGATAAATTAGTAAAAGTCATTTATGGTAGGCCGCAATTAAAAGGAAGAGCAATGTCTACATTGGCAGTTGCAGATTCTACTAAAGGAGTTTGGAGAACTGGTGCTAACGAAGCTCCAGAAGTTACTTTTTTTAAAGATGTGCTCTTTGCTGGTAAAAAAGTTAAAGCAGGCACGTATACTTTGTTTACAATTCCTGCTAAAAAAGAATGGACATTAATTCTTAGCTCTGTTCGAAATGTTTGGGGTCATTATACTTATGATAAGAAAGATGACGTTCTTCGAGTTTTGGGTAAAGTATCTGAATCAGAAAAAAATATTGAAGCTTTTTCAATAACTTTTAATAAAAATAAAGAAGAAACTGTTACCATGTATTTAGGGTGGGGGAAAACGATAGTATCTGTTTCCGTTAAAGAAATAGAAGAAAAATAA
- a CDS encoding FeoA family protein, with protein MSTIATLRKGEIGYISEESLDSIPLKLLEMGCLPGAEVQLVQIAPLKDPLYICVNGSHLAIRKETASKIIILKS; from the coding sequence TTGAGTACTATAGCTACATTACGTAAAGGAGAAATAGGATACATTTCTGAAGAATCATTAGATTCTATTCCTCTGAAATTATTGGAAATGGGTTGTTTACCTGGTGCGGAGGTTCAATTAGTTCAAATTGCACCTTTAAAAGATCCTTTATATATATGTGTTAATGGTAGTCATTTGGCAATTAGAAAAGAAACTGCATCTAAAATTATAATCCTGAAAAGCTAA
- a CDS encoding SCO family protein has product MELKFFKKSIPTLIFFVVFSAVALTVFYHLLKVDNHLKIYNPIDVNPRLVDESMLHVQKNHTIADFKLINQNGKTITNNDYQDKIYVADFFFTRCQTICIAMAYNMSELQEYYKKDNDIKFLSHSVTPVMDSVSVLKAYAEKKGVIDGKWNITTGPKKHIYELARKSYFAVLDEGNGDENDFIHTEQFVLVDKERRIRGYYDGTEKKDMKKLKEDIVLLKQEYASQ; this is encoded by the coding sequence ATGGAGCTAAAATTCTTTAAAAAGTCTATACCTACGCTTATCTTCTTCGTAGTATTTTCTGCAGTTGCACTCACCGTTTTTTATCACCTTTTAAAAGTTGATAATCATCTTAAAATTTATAATCCTATAGATGTAAACCCTAGATTGGTTGATGAAAGTATGTTGCATGTTCAAAAAAATCACACGATCGCAGATTTTAAATTGATCAATCAAAATGGAAAAACGATTACTAATAATGATTATCAAGATAAAATTTATGTAGCAGATTTTTTCTTTACACGTTGCCAAACAATTTGTATTGCTATGGCTTATAATATGAGTGAGTTGCAAGAATATTATAAAAAGGATAATGATATTAAGTTCTTATCACATTCTGTTACTCCTGTAATGGATAGTGTTTCTGTTTTAAAAGCGTATGCTGAGAAAAAAGGTGTTATTGATGGTAAATGGAATATAACTACTGGGCCTAAAAAACACATTTACGAACTAGCTAGAAAAAGTTATTTTGCTGTTTTAGATGAAGGAAATGGAGATGAAAACGACTTTATTCATACAGAGCAATTTGTATTGGTAGACAAAGAAAGACGTATTCGTGGTTATTATGATGGTACAGAGAAAAAAGACATGAAAAAGCTTAAAGAAGATATTGTTTTGTTAAAACAAGAATATGCTTCGCAATAA
- a CDS encoding FeoB-associated Cys-rich membrane protein — protein sequence MQEIIAYTLVVLAVVFLVRKYVFPSKKGNGCDSGCGC from the coding sequence ATGCAAGAAATTATAGCATATACGTTAGTTGTTTTAGCAGTTGTTTTTTTAGTGAGGAAATATGTTTTTCCTTCTAAAAAAGGTAATGGATGCGATTCAGGTTGTGGTTGTTAA